Proteins encoded together in one Miscanthus floridulus cultivar M001 chromosome 16, ASM1932011v1, whole genome shotgun sequence window:
- the LOC136512733 gene encoding NADH--cytochrome b5 reductase 1-like, giving the protein MEFLHGQRLETAVAVAVAVVAVAAGAAYLFIRSRKPRGCLDPQNFKEFKLVEKRQLSHNVAKFKFALPTPTSALGLPIGQHISCRGQDAAGEEVIKPYTPTTLDSDLGSFELVIKMYPQGRMSHHFREMKVGDYLSVKGPKGRFKYLPGQVRAFGMIAGGSGITPMFQVTRAILENPKDNTKVHLIYANVTYEDILLKEELDSMAKNYPDRFKIYYVLNQPPEVWDGGVGFVSKEMIQTHCPAPAADIQVLRCGPPPMNKAMAAHLDDLGYTKEMQFQF; this is encoded by the exons ATGGAGTTCCTGCACGGGCAGAGGCTGGAGACCGCGGTGGCCGTCGCGGTGgctgtcgtcgccgtcgccgccggagcCGCCTACCTCTTCATCCGCAGTAGGAAGCCCAGGG GCTGCCTGGACCCCCAGAATTTCAAGGAGTTTAAACTTGTTGAGAAGaggcagctgagtcataatgttGCCAAGTTCAAGTTTGCGCTCCCAACACCTACTTCTGCATTGGGTCTTCCAATCGGACAACATATAAGCTGCAG AGGACAGGATGCTGCTGGCGAGGAAGTGATCAAGCCTTATACTCCAACTACTCTGGACTCTGATCTTGGATCCTTTGAGCTTGTTATAAAG ATGTATCCCCAAGGAAGAATGTCCCATCATTTCCGTGAGATGAAAGTTGGTGATTATCTGTCTGTGAAGGGACCTAAG GGCCGTTTCAAGTACCTACCTGGACAAGTGAGAGCATTTGGAATGATAGCTGGAGGATCAGGCATTACTCCAATGTTCCAA GTCACAAGGGCAATTCTTGAGAACccaaaagacaatacaaaagtACACTTAATCTATGCAAATGTCACTTATGAGGATATTCTTCTGAAG GAAGAGCTTGACAGTATGGCCAAAAACTATCCTGATCGCTTCAAGATCTACTATGTCTTGAATCAG CCTCCTGAAGTCTGGGACGGTGGTGTCGGGTTCGTGTCAAAGGAAATGATCCAAACTCATTGTCCAGCGCCTGCTGCTGACATTCAG GTATTGCGATGTGGCCCTCCTCCCATGAACAAAGCCATGGCTGCGCACCTGGACGATCTCGGCTACACGAAGGAGATGCAGTTCCAGTTCTGA
- the LOC136511060 gene encoding uncharacterized protein: MGGSAGAGNPPPVHPPPPAAIHVDRALQALGFEFTRVTAEDVVGHLPVTETCCQSFDWLNGGVSALMAETMASIGCYVVSGYRRLAGVQLSINHVGPACLDDLVQARATPIQLGHKNPGTHSDDSTLSEKQKHATPCRWSQISVGFIKATTQRHDYCWLLLYYLPAVAKVETMTSSPRHLQAVVLTTALAGRQLGGCRGWLDDGSGGRELVVSGFGAPCSFP, translated from the exons ATGGGCGGCAGCGCGGGCGCGGGCAATCCTCCTCCTGTTCATCCACCGCCGCCGGCGGCCATCCATGTGGACCGGGCGCTGCAGGCTCTGGGCTTCGAGTTCACCCGCGTCACCGCCGAGGATGTGGTCGGCCACCTCCCCGTCACCGAGACTTGTTGCCAG TCGTTCGACTGGCTCAACGGCGGCGTGTCGGCGCTGATGGCGGAGACGATGGCCAGCATCGGCTGCTACGTCGTGTCGGGGTACCGGAGGCTAGCCGGGGTGCAGCTGTCCATCAACCACGTCGGCCCTGCATGCCTCGACGACCTCGTCCAGGCGAGGGCCACGCCCATCCAGCTCGGCCACAAAAATCCAGGTACTCACTCTGACGACTCTACCCTATCTGAAAAGCAAAAGCATGCAACACCTTGCAGATGGAGCCAGATTTCTGTGGGGTTCATCAAAGCAACAACCCAGCGTCATGATTATTGTTGGCTTCTACTGTACTACCTGCCAGCGGTAGCAAAGGTCGAAACGATGACGTCCTCACCACGGCACTTGCAGGCAGTCGTCCTCACCACGGCGCTTGCAGGCAGGCAGTTGGGTGGTTGCCGAGGCTGGCTAGACGATGGAAGCGGCGGCAGGGAGCTCGTGGTCTCAGGGTTCGGCGCGCCATGTAGTTTCCCAtga